In Nostoc sp. CENA543, a single genomic region encodes these proteins:
- the nifJ gene encoding pyruvate:ferredoxin (flavodoxin) oxidoreductase gives MNKTFATIDGNEAVARVAYKLNEVVAIYPITPSSAMGEWADAWMAEGRANLWGTVPNVVQMQSEGGAAAAVHGALQTGALSTTFTASQGLLLMIPNLYKIAGELTSTVVHVAARSLATHALSIFGDHSDVMAARGTGFALLCSASVQESHDFALIAHAATLEARVSFLHFFDGFRTSHEVQKVELLSDNDLRSLINEDKIFAHRARALTPESPLLRGTAQNPDVYFQAREGANPYYNACPEIVQGIMDKFGERTGRFYKLYEYHGASDAERVIVIMGSGCETVHETVDYLNARGEKVGVLKVRLYRPFDVERFIQALPNSVKAIAVLDRSKEPGSAGEPLYLDVVTAIHEGWGVGVQGCRGVGEENTTTTPKVVGGRYGLSSKEFTPAMVKAVFDNLAQVTPKNHFTIGINDDVTHTSLNFDPNFSTEPDNVVRAMFYGLGSDGTVGANKNSIKIIGEGTDNYAQGYFVYDSKKSGSMTVSHLRFGSQPIRSTYLIDQANFIGCHHWGFLERIDVLKAAATGATILINSPHDADKVWQHLPLKVKQQILDKQLQLYVINANQVARNSGMGGRINTIMQVCFFALAGVLPQEQAIAKIKQAIEKTYGKKGAEVVRMNLQAVDQTLDNLHQVTIPLEEKGKWIDVEASTQNPFPSSVPAFVQEVLGKIMVWQGDDLPVSTLPPDGTFPTGTAKWEKRNVAQEIPVWDADVCVQCSKCVMVCPHGSIRSKVYQPSELVNAPSTFKSVNAKDKDFANQKFTIQVAPEDCTGCAICVNVCPAKNKSEPSLKAINMAQQLPLREQEKANWDFFLSLPNPDRRQLKLNQIRQQQLQEPLFEFSGACAGCGETPYLKLLTQLFGDRAVIANATGCSSIYGGNLPTTPWTKNADGRGPAWSNSLFEDNAEFGFGYRLSIDKQAEFAAELLQQFSSELGDNLVNSLLTAEQKTEADIWEQRERVSLLKQKLDQIQTHDSNVKSKIYILKSLADYLVKKSVWIIGGDGWAYDIDFHGIDHVLASGRNVNILVMDTEVYSNTGGQSSKATPRAAVAKFAASGKPAPKKDLGLMAMNYGNVYVASVALGAKDDQTLKAFLEAEAFDGPSLIIAYSHCIAHGINMTTGMNHQKALVDSGRWLLYRHNPLLREQGKNPLQLDMRSPTQTVEQSMYQENRFKMLTKSKPELAKQLLAQAQAEVDARWQMYQHLASK, from the coding sequence ATGAATAAAACCTTTGCTACGATTGACGGTAATGAAGCTGTTGCCCGTGTAGCCTACAAATTAAATGAAGTAGTCGCAATTTACCCCATTACACCCTCCTCGGCAATGGGTGAATGGGCGGATGCTTGGATGGCGGAAGGTCGTGCAAATTTATGGGGGACTGTTCCTAATGTGGTGCAGATGCAAAGTGAAGGCGGTGCGGCTGCTGCTGTACATGGCGCGCTGCAAACAGGTGCTTTGAGTACCACCTTCACCGCTTCCCAAGGACTGTTATTAATGATTCCCAACCTCTACAAAATTGCGGGGGAATTAACTAGCACTGTAGTTCACGTTGCGGCTAGGTCTTTGGCTACCCATGCACTATCTATTTTCGGTGATCATAGCGATGTCATGGCAGCCCGTGGTACTGGTTTTGCATTGCTTTGTTCAGCTTCCGTGCAGGAAAGTCACGATTTTGCATTGATAGCCCATGCAGCTACCTTAGAAGCACGAGTTTCCTTTTTACACTTCTTTGATGGTTTCCGCACCTCCCATGAAGTGCAGAAAGTGGAGTTATTGTCAGATAATGATTTGCGATCGCTCATTAATGAAGATAAAATTTTCGCCCATCGCGCCCGCGCCTTGACTCCAGAAAGTCCATTACTACGAGGTACTGCCCAAAACCCTGATGTCTACTTCCAAGCCCGTGAAGGCGCAAACCCCTATTACAACGCCTGTCCTGAAATTGTCCAAGGAATTATGGATAAATTCGGGGAACGCACAGGTAGATTTTACAAGCTTTATGAGTATCACGGCGCGAGTGATGCCGAGCGTGTGATTGTCATTATGGGTTCTGGTTGTGAAACAGTCCATGAAACCGTAGATTATCTGAATGCCAGGGGTGAAAAAGTTGGTGTCCTTAAGGTTAGACTGTATCGCCCCTTTGATGTAGAGAGATTTATCCAGGCTTTACCTAATAGTGTAAAAGCGATCGCCGTCCTCGACCGCAGCAAAGAACCAGGAAGCGCAGGCGAACCGTTATATTTAGATGTCGTCACCGCTATTCATGAAGGATGGGGTGTAGGGGTACAGGGGTGTAGGGGTGTAGGGGAGGAAAATACTACCACCACTCCCAAAGTTGTTGGGGGAAGATATGGGCTTTCGTCGAAAGAATTTACTCCGGCGATGGTAAAGGCTGTATTTGATAACTTAGCTCAAGTTACGCCGAAAAATCACTTTACTATCGGGATTAATGATGATGTTACCCACACATCCTTAAACTTTGACCCCAACTTCTCCACCGAACCTGATAACGTGGTGCGGGCGATGTTCTATGGGTTGGGTTCTGATGGGACAGTCGGGGCTAACAAAAACTCAATTAAGATTATCGGGGAAGGAACAGACAACTACGCCCAAGGCTATTTTGTCTATGATTCCAAAAAATCCGGCTCAATGACTGTTTCTCACTTGCGTTTCGGTTCTCAACCCATACGTTCTACCTACCTCATCGACCAAGCTAACTTTATCGGTTGTCATCACTGGGGATTTTTGGAACGCATAGATGTATTAAAAGCGGCGGCGACTGGGGCAACAATTTTAATTAATAGTCCCCACGATGCAGATAAAGTCTGGCAACATCTCCCCCTGAAAGTCAAGCAACAAATTTTAGACAAGCAACTGCAACTTTACGTCATCAACGCCAACCAAGTCGCCCGTAATAGTGGCATGGGTGGCAGAATCAATACTATTATGCAGGTGTGCTTCTTTGCCTTGGCGGGGGTATTGCCACAAGAACAAGCGATCGCCAAAATTAAACAAGCAATTGAAAAGACTTACGGTAAAAAAGGTGCGGAAGTTGTCCGCATGAACCTGCAAGCTGTAGACCAAACCCTAGATAATTTACATCAGGTAACAATTCCCCTAGAGGAAAAAGGCAAATGGATAGATGTAGAAGCATCTACCCAAAACCCTTTTCCCAGCAGCGTCCCGGCATTTGTTCAGGAAGTTCTGGGTAAAATTATGGTGTGGCAAGGTGATGACTTACCTGTCAGTACACTACCACCAGATGGGACATTTCCCACAGGTACAGCGAAATGGGAAAAACGCAACGTGGCGCAAGAAATACCCGTATGGGATGCCGATGTCTGCGTTCAGTGTAGTAAATGCGTCATGGTTTGTCCCCACGGCTCAATTCGTTCTAAGGTTTATCAACCGAGTGAATTAGTCAATGCGCCCTCTACTTTCAAATCAGTCAACGCCAAAGATAAGGACTTCGCCAACCAAAAATTTACCATCCAGGTAGCCCCAGAAGACTGCACAGGCTGCGCTATTTGTGTAAATGTCTGCCCAGCCAAAAATAAATCTGAGCCATCCTTAAAGGCGATTAACATGGCGCAGCAACTACCTTTAAGGGAGCAAGAAAAAGCAAATTGGGATTTCTTCTTGAGTTTACCCAACCCTGACCGCCGACAACTCAAACTCAACCAAATTCGTCAACAACAACTGCAAGAACCATTGTTTGAATTTTCCGGTGCTTGTGCTGGTTGTGGTGAGACACCATATCTAAAATTATTAACACAACTGTTTGGCGATCGCGCAGTTATTGCCAACGCCACAGGTTGTTCCTCAATTTACGGTGGAAATCTCCCCACCACACCTTGGACGAAAAACGCCGATGGTAGAGGCCCCGCATGGTCAAATAGTTTATTTGAAGATAACGCCGAATTTGGTTTTGGTTATCGTCTCTCCATCGATAAGCAAGCGGAATTTGCGGCGGAACTATTACAACAGTTCAGCAGTGAGTTAGGAGATAATTTAGTTAATTCCCTCCTTACTGCCGAACAAAAAACCGAAGCTGATATTTGGGAACAACGGGAACGGGTAAGCTTGTTAAAGCAAAAGTTAGACCAAATTCAGACTCATGACTCCAACGTCAAATCCAAAATCTACATCCTCAAATCGTTAGCTGATTACTTAGTCAAGAAAAGCGTTTGGATTATCGGTGGTGATGGTTGGGCTTATGATATAGATTTTCACGGTATTGACCACGTTTTAGCCAGTGGTCGCAATGTGAATATCTTAGTTATGGATACAGAAGTGTATTCCAACACCGGCGGACAATCTTCCAAAGCCACACCCCGCGCCGCCGTCGCCAAATTCGCCGCCAGTGGTAAGCCAGCACCAAAAAAAGACTTAGGTTTAATGGCGATGAATTACGGTAATGTTTACGTGGCGAGTGTGGCGTTAGGCGCGAAAGATGACCAAACCCTCAAAGCCTTCTTAGAAGCCGAAGCTTTTGACGGGCCATCGCTCATTATTGCTTATAGCCATTGCATCGCCCACGGTATTAACATGACTACGGGGATGAATCATCAAAAAGCCCTAGTAGACTCAGGACGCTGGTTACTGTATCGCCACAATCCATTGTTGCGAGAACAGGGCAAAAATCCCTTACAGTTAGATATGCGATCGCCTACGCAAACAGTAGAGCAATCCATGTATCAAGAAAATCGCTTCAAAATGCTCACCAAGAGTAAACCAGAGTTAGCTAAACAACTCCTAGCACAAGCACAAGCTGAAGTTGATGCCCGTTGGCAAATGTATCAACATCTGGCAAGTAAATAA
- a CDS encoding ATP-binding sensor histidine kinase, with amino-acid sequence MTPQAAKFPEISGYTITEQIYRGSRTAVYRAIRESQKLPVVIKVLQQEYPTFGELVQFRNQYAIAKNLPITGIIPPLSLEPYGNSYALIMADWGGISLETYIQQQSLDLTDTLAIAIQLAEILHQLHQHRVIHKDIKPANILIHPQSKQIKLIDLSIATLLPKETPQIQNPSTLEGTLAYLAPEQTGRMNRGIDYRSDFYALGITLYQLLTSRLPFLADDPLELVHCHIAKIATPVHQLNPHIPEILGAIVAKLMAKNAEDRYQSALGLQHDLEVCYSQWQQTRSIAPFDLGQRDLCDRFLIPEQLYGRETEVQLLLEAFARVAQGTSEMMLVAGFSGIGKTAVVNEVQKPIVKQRGYFIKGKFDQFNRNIPFSAFVQGFRDLVGQLLSESDTQLQHWKHQILAALGENAQVIVELIPELERIIGRQPPAPELSGTAAQNRFNLLFHRFMQVFTAPAHPLVMFVDDLQWADSASLNLIQVLMSESQTGCLLLLGAYRDNEVFAAHPLMLTLSGMEKAGAKIHTMTLQPLSFSSLNHLIADTLHAPTSVVQPLTQLVMQKTQGNPFFATQFLQALHQDQLIHFDANAGYWQCDIVQVQDAALTDDVVELMAQQLQKLPATTQGILRLAACMGAQFDLTTLAIVSRQSPAEVATQLWQALQAGLILPHSDLYKFYLSPTPATSHTLQENCNYRFLHDRVQQAAYSLIPQALKQITHLKIGKLLLENSNTSFQDSHLFEIVHQLNCGSSLITELEQRYQYAQLNLQAACKAKNSTAYNAALNYLEQGMQFLPMDSWDKNYYLTRCIYESAAEVALLSCDFAKMESLIAIVIKNTHDLLEQVKVYEIKLQAYQLQNQQMQAIKIGREILQKLGVILPESLTISDIQQRVQHTLNQLSNYTTEDLINLPTIQNATAMAAARIMTSLVPSIHQAHPLLFPIVACEEVNLSLQYGNSLFSAPGYADFGIIVSSVLYQIETGYRFGQLALRLMEKFNDSSVQSMVMFKVAAFNQSNQQNIRNAISLLNKSYEVAIETGDSVHALVSTSFRLFYSYLSGEKPLPDLLAEVEVYQSKFAPSQHFLNWIYIIRASIHNFTELSNNPDCLESVDAENEKLSILLTENDELALHLFYLSKLILSYSFGCFETAIQIADRGVQYLKAGISMPSAPAYYYYDSLTRLKLYSHLPPSSQEELLSKVDSNQKHLLVYVNAAPMNYQHKYHLVEAVRFYKLGKRTEAIEFFDCAVAGAKANGFIQDEALANELAAKFYLNWGKDKFAAGYIQEAYYCYSRWGAKAKVVDLETRYSELLRPILQQTVTSFDVFTTLMTIAAPAVSVHYDTDRSFSNTSLYQALDFGTLLKASQVLSRTIQLDELLEKLTQIILHNSGGDRCALVYPDETGEWQVRAIATPDYVQLIAEPITNNPNIPVKLIQYVKNTQETVVINELKTDLPVIDDYLRERQPRSILCLPLLNQGNLIGILYLKNLLTSGVFTHDRLLIINFLCTQAAISLENARLYQQAQTYTQQLEQSQLQVVQSEKMASLGNLVAGVAHEINNPIGFLNGSISNSKEYVQDLLGHLALYQQHYPKPVEPIRENAEAIDLEFLAEDLPKLLNSMKGATERITDISNSLRTFSRADTEYKVSANLHEGLDSTLLILKYRLKANEHRPAIQIIQEFGDLPLIKCFPGQLNQVFMNILANAIDMFDEMAQTQSFQELEANPQIITIRTEVISNQVYICIRDNGKGMKQEVQEKIFDHLFTTKAVGKGTGLGLAIARQIVVEKHGGSLNVWSEPGQGTEFTIQIPCRYK; translated from the coding sequence ATGACACCACAAGCAGCAAAATTCCCGGAAATTTCTGGCTACACAATCACAGAACAAATTTACCGGGGGTCACGTACTGCCGTGTATAGAGCCATACGAGAAAGTCAGAAATTGCCAGTCGTAATTAAGGTGCTGCAACAAGAATACCCCACATTTGGCGAATTAGTACAATTTCGCAACCAATACGCGATCGCCAAAAATCTACCAATCACAGGCATCATCCCACCCCTAAGTCTAGAACCCTATGGCAACAGCTACGCCCTGATCATGGCAGACTGGGGAGGAATATCCCTAGAAACATACATCCAGCAACAATCCCTAGACCTCACAGACACTTTAGCCATCGCCATCCAACTAGCAGAGATTCTCCACCAACTACACCAACATCGAGTCATCCACAAAGACATTAAACCCGCCAACATCCTCATACATCCCCAATCAAAACAAATTAAACTCATAGACTTAAGCATCGCCACCCTACTGCCCAAAGAAACCCCCCAAATCCAAAACCCCAGCACCCTAGAAGGCACCCTAGCCTACCTCGCCCCCGAACAAACCGGACGCATGAATCGCGGTATCGATTACCGCAGCGACTTTTATGCCCTAGGCATCACCCTGTATCAACTGCTCACAAGTCGCCTACCCTTCCTCGCAGACGACCCCCTAGAATTAGTCCACTGTCACATCGCTAAAATTGCCACACCCGTCCATCAACTCAATCCCCACATCCCAGAAATCCTAGGGGCAATCGTCGCCAAACTCATGGCTAAAAACGCCGAAGACCGTTACCAAAGTGCCTTGGGACTCCAGCATGACTTAGAGGTATGTTACAGCCAGTGGCAACAAACACGGTCAATTGCCCCATTCGACTTAGGACAAAGAGACTTATGCGATCGCTTCCTCATCCCCGAACAACTCTACGGCAGAGAAACCGAAGTCCAGTTACTACTGGAAGCTTTTGCACGAGTCGCCCAAGGCACATCAGAAATGATGCTAGTAGCGGGATTTTCCGGCATCGGTAAAACAGCCGTAGTCAACGAAGTACAGAAGCCGATTGTCAAACAACGGGGTTACTTCATCAAAGGCAAATTTGACCAATTTAATCGCAACATTCCCTTCTCAGCCTTTGTGCAAGGCTTCCGAGACTTAGTTGGGCAACTGTTAAGCGAAAGCGATACCCAATTGCAACACTGGAAACATCAGATTCTCGCCGCACTGGGAGAAAATGCCCAAGTGATTGTAGAACTGATTCCCGAACTAGAAAGAATTATTGGCAGACAACCCCCAGCACCAGAACTATCAGGCACCGCCGCCCAAAATCGGTTTAACTTGTTGTTTCACAGGTTTATGCAAGTCTTTACCGCCCCGGCACATCCGTTAGTGATGTTTGTCGATGATTTGCAATGGGCAGATTCCGCTTCCTTGAATTTGATTCAGGTATTAATGTCGGAGTCGCAAACGGGCTGTTTATTACTGTTAGGGGCATATCGGGATAATGAGGTGTTTGCCGCCCATCCGTTGATGTTGACTCTAAGTGGGATGGAAAAGGCAGGGGCAAAAATCCACACCATGACTCTACAACCACTGAGTTTTAGCAGTCTCAATCACCTGATTGCCGATACTCTTCATGCTCCCACATCTGTGGTGCAACCACTGACCCAACTGGTGATGCAGAAAACCCAGGGGAATCCCTTCTTTGCTACCCAATTTCTCCAGGCATTACATCAAGACCAGTTAATTCACTTTGACGCGAATGCCGGGTATTGGCAGTGTGATATTGTGCAGGTGCAAGATGCGGCTTTGACTGATGATGTGGTGGAATTGATGGCGCAGCAGTTGCAAAAGTTGCCAGCCACTACTCAGGGGATTTTAAGATTGGCGGCTTGTATGGGCGCGCAGTTTGATTTAACTACATTGGCGATCGTTTCTCGGCAATCCCCGGCCGAGGTGGCGACACAACTTTGGCAAGCCTTACAGGCGGGGTTGATTCTGCCCCATAGCGATTTGTACAAATTTTATTTATCTCCCACGCCAGCAACGTCCCATACTCTACAGGAAAACTGCAATTATCGCTTTCTCCATGACCGTGTCCAGCAGGCTGCTTATTCTTTGATTCCACAAGCTCTTAAACAGATTACTCACCTGAAAATCGGCAAATTGTTATTAGAAAATAGTAATACATCTTTCCAAGATAGTCATTTATTTGAAATTGTTCATCAGTTAAATTGTGGTAGTTCACTGATTACGGAATTAGAACAACGTTATCAATATGCCCAATTAAATTTACAAGCAGCTTGCAAGGCTAAAAACTCGACTGCATATAATGCAGCTTTAAATTATTTGGAGCAGGGAATGCAATTTCTGCCGATGGATAGCTGGGATAAAAATTATTATTTGACACGTTGTATATACGAATCGGCAGCAGAAGTGGCATTACTTAGCTGTGATTTTGCAAAGATGGAATCTTTAATTGCGATAGTTATAAAAAACACACATGACCTGTTGGAACAAGTCAAAGTTTATGAAATCAAGCTGCAAGCTTATCAATTGCAAAATCAGCAGATGCAGGCGATTAAAATTGGACGGGAAATCCTGCAAAAGCTAGGAGTGATACTGCCAGAATCTCTGACAATCTCAGATATCCAACAACGGGTACAACACACACTAAATCAGCTATCAAACTACACTACAGAAGACTTAATTAATTTACCCACCATCCAGAATGCGACTGCGATGGCGGCAGCGCGAATCATGACGAGTTTAGTTCCCTCGATTCATCAGGCTCATCCCCTTTTATTTCCAATTGTTGCCTGCGAAGAAGTTAATCTATCCCTACAATACGGAAACTCGCTTTTCTCTGCACCGGGCTATGCAGATTTTGGTATTATTGTTAGCTCTGTCTTATATCAAATAGAAACAGGTTATCGTTTTGGACAGCTGGCACTCCGGTTGATGGAGAAATTTAATGACAGTTCTGTTCAGAGCATGGTTATGTTTAAAGTAGCCGCATTTAATCAATCCAACCAACAAAATATACGGAACGCCATTTCTTTATTAAATAAATCCTACGAAGTTGCAATAGAAACAGGTGATTCTGTTCACGCGCTGGTTTCGACTTCATTTAGATTGTTCTACTCGTATTTGAGTGGAGAGAAACCCTTGCCAGATTTATTAGCAGAGGTTGAGGTTTATCAATCAAAATTTGCTCCGAGCCAACATTTCCTGAATTGGATATATATTATCCGCGCATCTATTCATAATTTTACTGAATTGAGTAACAATCCAGACTGTCTGGAGTCAGTTGATGCTGAAAATGAAAAATTATCTATTCTACTTACAGAAAATGATGAGTTAGCTCTGCATCTATTTTATTTAAGTAAATTAATACTGAGTTATTCATTCGGTTGTTTTGAAACTGCGATTCAGATAGCAGATCGAGGAGTGCAATATCTGAAAGCCGGTATCAGTATGCCGTCAGCACCAGCTTACTATTACTACGATTCATTAACCCGGTTAAAATTATACTCCCATCTTCCACCTTCATCTCAGGAGGAGCTTTTATCGAAAGTTGATTCTAACCAGAAGCATCTCTTGGTTTACGTGAATGCTGCTCCTATGAATTATCAGCATAAATATCACTTAGTAGAAGCAGTGCGTTTTTATAAGTTGGGTAAACGAACGGAGGCTATAGAATTTTTTGACTGTGCTGTTGCGGGAGCAAAAGCCAACGGATTTATTCAAGATGAAGCTCTAGCGAACGAACTAGCTGCTAAATTTTATCTCAATTGGGGCAAAGATAAATTTGCCGCAGGCTACATACAAGAAGCTTACTACTGTTACAGTCGTTGGGGTGCCAAAGCCAAAGTTGTCGATTTAGAAACCCGCTATTCCGAATTACTGCGCCCCATCCTACAACAAACAGTGACATCGTTTGATGTATTCACCACACTGATGACTATTGCTGCACCTGCGGTATCGGTTCATTATGACACTGATAGGAGTTTCAGTAATACCAGTCTCTATCAGGCTCTCGATTTTGGAACTCTCTTGAAAGCTTCTCAAGTCCTCTCTAGAACCATTCAACTAGATGAGCTACTAGAGAAACTCACCCAAATTATTCTGCACAATTCAGGTGGCGATCGCTGTGCGTTGGTGTACCCTGATGAAACCGGAGAATGGCAAGTGCGAGCGATCGCCACACCTGATTATGTACAACTGATTGCTGAACCTATCACCAACAATCCCAATATCCCGGTCAAATTAATTCAGTATGTTAAAAATACTCAAGAAACTGTGGTGATTAATGAACTCAAAACTGATTTACCTGTAATTGATGACTATCTCAGGGAACGTCAACCCAGGAGTATTTTGTGTCTACCACTGCTTAATCAAGGTAATCTGATTGGTATTTTATACCTGAAAAACCTGCTCACCAGTGGTGTTTTCACCCACGATCGCCTCTTGATTATCAACTTTCTCTGCACCCAAGCTGCCATCTCCCTAGAAAATGCCCGTCTCTATCAACAGGCGCAAACCTATACCCAACAGCTTGAGCAATCCCAATTGCAGGTAGTACAAAGCGAAAAAATGGCATCCCTGGGAAATCTGGTGGCTGGGGTTGCCCATGAAATCAATAACCCTATCGGTTTTCTCAATGGCAGCATCAGTAACAGCAAAGAATATGTACAAGATTTACTTGGGCATTTAGCTCTTTATCAACAGCATTATCCCAAACCAGTTGAACCAATTCGAGAAAATGCCGAAGCTATCGATCTGGAATTTCTTGCGGAAGACTTACCAAAGTTACTCAATTCGATGAAAGGAGCAACGGAGCGCATCACAGATATCAGTAATAGCCTCCGTACCTTCTCCCGTGCTGATACCGAATACAAAGTCTCTGCTAATCTCCATGAGGGACTCGATAGCACCTTATTAATTTTGAAATATCGCCTCAAAGCCAATGAACATCGCCCAGCGATTCAAATCATACAAGAGTTTGGAGATTTACCCCTAATTAAATGCTTCCCTGGACAGTTAAACCAAGTGTTTATGAATATCCTGGCCAATGCCATTGATATGTTCGACGAAATGGCACAAACTCAATCTTTTCAAGAACTGGAAGCCAATCCCCAAATAATTACCATTCGTACTGAAGTCATTTCTAACCAAGTTTATATCTGTATACGCGATAATGGCAAAGGTATGAAACAAGAAGTACAAGAGAAAATCTTTGACCATTTATTTACTACCAAAGCGGTAGGAAAAGGTACAGGATTGGGATTGGCGATCGCCCGCCAAATTGTGGTCGAAAAACATGGTGGTAGTTTAAATGTATGGTCTGAGCCAGGTCAAGGAACTGAGTTTACTATACAAATTCCATGTAGATATAAATAA
- a CDS encoding DUF6636 domain-containing protein — MYKKILLFFAITSMSAILTPTSSLAQTTGFQTPTGNIQCELVGEEQEKLRCEIGSSLRPRPPQPYRGFCEFDWGDGLLLSEFGKPNILCISDTIRDRNKYVLPYGSSWSNGGFTCVSRRTGLTCTNTTGNGFFLSREKWRVF, encoded by the coding sequence ATGTATAAAAAAATATTACTATTTTTCGCTATAACTTCCATGAGTGCTATACTCACACCAACATCGAGTTTAGCGCAAACAACAGGCTTTCAAACCCCTACAGGCAATATTCAATGTGAGTTAGTCGGGGAAGAACAGGAAAAATTGCGTTGTGAAATTGGTAGTTCACTAAGACCTAGACCACCTCAACCCTATCGAGGATTTTGTGAATTCGATTGGGGCGATGGGTTATTATTATCTGAATTTGGTAAACCGAATATTTTATGTATTAGTGATACTATCCGCGATCGCAATAAATATGTGCTTCCCTATGGTAGTAGTTGGAGTAATGGCGGTTTTACTTGTGTATCCCGCAGAACTGGCTTAACTTGCACTAATACCACTGGAAACGGCTTTTTTCTGAGTCGTGAAAAATGGCGGGTATTCTAG
- a CDS encoding RNA-guided endonuclease TnpB family protein encodes MIVYEAKAEATKEQLLKVNEALRTALFVRNSCLRYWIDGHAKTGYDLNKYTKVLSDNPGFPWVSKLNSTARQAMAERTWAAISRFFDNCKNKVLGKKGFPRFRKLQTRASVEYKQSGWSLSECRNYITFTDKFGIGTMRLRGTRDLNYYQINQIKRVRIVRRSDGIYIQFCIDHERKEQLEPTGKSLALDLGLNHFYTDSDGNKVENPRFLRKFEKALKKAQRRFFRCAKGSKNRAKARNRLGRKHLKLQRQRQDWCVKKALSVIKSADFVAYEQLQVRNMIKNRKLAKSISDASWSIFTQWLKYFGKVYGRVVVAVSPAYTTIDCSNCGHQVYKTLSTRTHSCPNCSYTACRDYNASRNILNKGLELFKNTAGQAGIYAFGESDLCLEKATSQSKSSQRKRKVSQ; translated from the coding sequence ATGATAGTCTACGAAGCAAAAGCAGAAGCAACAAAAGAACAGTTACTCAAAGTAAATGAAGCTTTGAGAACTGCTCTTTTTGTTCGCAATTCTTGTTTGCGCTATTGGATAGATGGTCATGCAAAAACTGGTTACGATTTGAATAAATATACGAAAGTTCTATCAGACAATCCTGGCTTTCCTTGGGTATCAAAATTGAACTCAACAGCAAGACAGGCAATGGCAGAACGTACCTGGGCGGCAATTAGCAGGTTTTTTGATAATTGCAAGAACAAGGTTTTAGGCAAGAAAGGTTTTCCTCGATTTCGCAAACTCCAGACAAGGGCATCTGTTGAATATAAGCAAAGTGGTTGGTCACTATCCGAGTGTCGCAACTACATAACATTCACAGATAAATTTGGAATTGGAACGATGAGATTGAGGGGGACTCGTGACCTGAATTACTATCAAATAAACCAGATAAAACGAGTCAGAATTGTGCGTCGTTCAGATGGGATATACATCCAATTCTGCATCGACCACGAAAGAAAAGAACAATTAGAGCCAACAGGTAAATCTCTGGCTCTGGATCTGGGATTAAACCATTTCTATACAGATAGTGATGGCAATAAAGTTGAGAATCCCAGATTTTTACGCAAATTCGAGAAAGCATTAAAAAAGGCACAACGTAGATTCTTTCGTTGTGCCAAAGGTTCTAAAAATCGTGCTAAAGCACGAAATAGATTAGGTAGAAAACACCTGAAATTGCAACGCCAGCGTCAAGATTGGTGCGTCAAGAAAGCACTAAGCGTAATCAAGTCGGCAGACTTTGTGGCATATGAACAATTACAGGTGCGGAACATGATCAAAAACCGCAAACTGGCGAAAAGTATCTCTGATGCCAGTTGGAGTATCTTCACTCAATGGTTGAAATATTTCGGCAAGGTATATGGGCGAGTGGTGGTTGCTGTCTCACCTGCATACACCACAATTGATTGCTCAAATTGTGGGCATCAAGTCTATAAAACTCTCAGCACTAGGACACACAGTTGTCCTAATTGCTCCTACACTGCTTGCCGAGATTACAATGCTAGTCGCAATATCCTCAACAAAGGATTAGAACTGTTTAAAAATACTGCTGGGCAAGCAGGAATATACGCCTTTGGAGAGTCTGACCTCTGCTTGGAGAAGGCAACTTCTCAGAGTAAGTCATCTCAGCGAAAGAGGAAAGTCTCACAGTGA